The Flavobacterium sp. M31R6 nucleotide sequence AAAATAATAATTGCTTTGTTCGCTATAGTAGCGTTCTCTTGTACTCAAGACGATGTTGAAAACAGACCAGTAATCACTCCTGGTGATGCTCCTGTATTAACTGCGCCTACTGCAGGTGCTATTTATGTATTGTCCCCTGCCAATGCTGCTGCTACTGCAGAGCGTTTTACTTGGAATTCAGCCAATTTTGGTGGAAATGTTGAAGTTACTTACGCAGTTCAAATGGATGTAAAAGGAGGAGATTTTTCTAAAGCACAAACATTAGGATCTGTAGTATCTGCAAATCAAGTTGCTGTTACCGTTGAAGTAATGAACGGTGCTGCATTAAGCTTGAAAGCAACTCCTTTTAAAGCAGCTGATTTTGATATAAGAGTAGTAGCTACAACTGGTACTTCTACTTCTATCGTTTCTACTATTACAGCTATTGTTGTAACGCCTTACACTACTGAAAGCCCAAAATTATGGGTTCCTGGAAGTTATCAAGCGGCTTCTGGATATGGATCTGACTGGACTCCATCTACTGGACCACAACTTGAGTCTTCTGGTTACGGAAAAACTGATTTTGAAGGATATGTATATTTTGCAGCTCCAGGAAAATATAAAATGACTGCACAACCTGCATGGGGACCTGTTGATTACGGGATGGGTGCTACTGCTGGAACTATAGACCCAAAAGGTGGTGACATTGATATGCCAACAGCTGGTTACTATTTGTTTAAAGCAGACACAGATCCTGCTAAATTAACGTATTCTGCTACTGCTACTGCATGGGGAATCGTTGGAAGTGCTACTCCTGGAGGATGGGATAACAGTACAGCAATGACTTATGATAAAACTAAAAAATTATGGTCAGTGACTGCTAACTTAACTGCAGCTGAGTTTAAATTTAGAGCTAACAATGCTTGGACTTTTAACCTTGGTAAACTAAAAACTGCTCCAAACGGTGTTAATTTACAATACGATGGTGACAATATTGCTGTAGAAGCTGGAAATTACACAATCACTTTAGACTTAAGTGTTCCAAGAGTTTACAAATACACTATTACTAAAAACTAATTTTAGTGCAAATTTGAAAAAAGGGCTATCTGTTGCAGATAGCCCCTTTTTTTTACAATAAAATTAACCTTTTCGGAAAATCCTCCTTAAAAAATAAAGTTTTAAACACTACAACGTTGTCGTAACTCTTTAAACTTAAACTATTTCTTTTAATAATCTAATAACCTTACCTTTAAATAATATAAACTGACTTATATTAAACCTATGAAAAAAATTATACTTTTATTGTTGTTTTTTGTGTCGTTGGGTAGTTTTGCACAACAACAAACAGCTACTTATTCCATAAGTCCAGCTTCCTTTGAGGAAACAACTTCTATTACAATTACCATAAATGGAAGCAGTATTAATGAGTCAACTTGGGGTGTAACAGGGAATGCACTCTATTTATGGGCATGGGCTTTCGGGCTTGATGACACCACAAATAATGGAACTCCTCTTAATGGTACATGGGAAGCTTCAGATGAATCGAGTAAATTTACCTATAATGCAGGAAGCGACACTTATACTAAGACATTTGTTCCAACCACTTATTATAACACTACCAATATTGGTAAAATTGGTTTTTTGATTAAAGCAAAAAATGGAACAGGAGACAAAAAATCTCAAGATATGTTTGCAGAAGTTGGTGCTTTTCAAGTTACCCTAACATCACCAGCCCAAAACAGCACCACTATTTTAGCTTCTGGCGGAAGTCTTTCGATTGCTGCGACCAATACTAATGGCGTTGCGAGTTATAATTTAAAATCAAACGGAGTTAGTATCAATACTAATGCGAGTACTTCAAGTTATTCGTTCACACACACCAATATTACGAGCAATCAAAACTATGAATTGGAAGTAACTCAAGGTGCAACTACGATAACCAAAAAATTTACAGTAGTTATAAATCCAAATACAGTTTCTGAAACTATTCCCGCAGGTTTGGTCGATGGTATCAATTACAACTCAGCAGATGCTACCAAGGCTACCTTAGTTCTTGATGCACCTCTAAAAGATTTTGTATATGTGGCAGGAAGTTTTAATAACTGGCAGCCTGACAATTTGTATGCAATGAAAAAAGATGCAACATCAGGTTCTACCAAATTTTGGTTGGAATTGACTGGATTAGTATCAGGAACAAATTACACTTATCAATATTGGGTTGGAGAGACTACTCCAATTGCCAATTCACCTGCACTTGTAAAAACAGCCGATCCTTATTCAACTTTAGTGCTATCGCCTAATGAAGATCTAGGAATTCCTGTCTCAACTTACCCTAATATGCCAGTTTATCCTGCAGGTCAAGACAAAGAAGTAACAGTATTACAAACAGGACAAACTCCTTATGCTTGGAGTACAGCTACGACAAATTTTGTAAAACCTGAAAAAGATAAATTGGTTGTATATGAAGTGTTAGTAAGAGATTTTGATGCCAACAGAAATTATCAAGATTTAATCAATCGTATTGATTATTTTAAAAATTTAAAAATCAATGCTATTGAACTGCTGCCAGTAATGGAATTCGAAGGAAACGAAAGTTGGGGATATAACACATCTTTCCACATGGCATTAGATAAATTTTACGGCCCTTCTACAAAACTAAAAGAATTGATTGACTTATGTCATCAAAACGGAATTGCAGTAATTCTGGATGTAGCCTTAAATCATGCTTTTGGAAGAAATCCAATGGTACGTATGTGGATGAATGATCCCGATGGCGATGGATATGGTTCACCAACTGCCGAAAACCCATATTTCAATACCGTTGCAAAGCACACTTATAGTGTAGGGGAAGATTTCAACCATTCTTCAACTTATACAAAAAACTATGTAAAAAGAGTTGTTAAACAATGGATCGAAGAATATAAAATTGACGGTTTCCGTTGGGATTTAACCAAAGGATTTACGCAAAACTGTACTGCTAGCGACGAGAGTTGTACTAATGGTTACCAACAAGACAGAGTTGATATTCTAAAAGCATATGCCGATTATTCTTGGTCATTAGACCCAACTCACTACACTATTTTTGAACACTTAGGAAGCGATACTGAAGAAAAGGAATGGGCAAATTATAGAATTACAGATCCTATCAGCAAAGGAGTAATGATGTGGGGAAATTTGAACAACAATTACAACCAATTATCAATGGGTTATAATTCCAGCAACGATATTTCAAGAATGTATGGACCAAACCATAGCGGTTTTCTTGGGAATAGAGTTATGGGCTATGCCGAAAGTCATGACGAAGAACGTCTAATGTATAAAAATTTACAATATGGAAATACTGCGAATTCTTCTCATAATGTCAAAAATCTTAACGTAGCTTTATCCAGAATGTCTGCGATAGGTGCTGTTTCTTTATTAATACCTGGCCCAAAAATGATATGGCACTTTGGTGAATTAGGATGGGATTCTTCAATTTATACTTGCAATGACGGAACTGTAAATACTTCTTCTGATGCCACCTCTTCAGATTGTAAATTAGACAAAAAACCACAACCTCAATGGGTTAATAATTGGTTAGGCGACAACGTAAGAAATAAAATTTATTATGATTGGTCAAGGATGATTGGATTAAAGACAACCGAAGCCGTATTTTCTGGAACAGCAACTATGGCGTCAGGAACAACATTAACGCCGAATATAAAAATTACCAATAGTGCTTTGTCAAGTACAGCACTTAAAGATGTTCTTATTATTGCCAATTTTGACGTAACCGTTCAAAATGTAGCTACAGGTTTCCAATATACTGGATCATGGTACAATTTAATGGATAATACTCCATATACCGTAACCGATGCTAATGCTACTATCTCTTTGCAACCTGGTGAATTTAGAATCTACGGAAATAAAGCAACCACTTTGGCGACTACAGATTTTGAAATTTTAAAAGACATCTATATTTATCCAAATCCAGCTTCTAGTTATTTTACATTAAATACTACTACTCCGAAAGTTCAGATTTATTCTGTAACAGGTCAATTAGTAAAAACTTTCAACAAAAGCCAATCCAAAGACCATCAATATAGCGTAAGTGATCTAGATAGCGGAATGTATTTTGTTAAGGTCTACAACGAAGAAAATCAAGTAAAAGTGATGAAGTTCATCAAACAATAAATTAAATATTATTTCAAATTACTTAGTTTAAATCAGCCATCAAATCAAATTTGGTGGCTTTTTTTTGCTCTGAATTTAATTTAAAAAAAATACTAATTAAAATATAATCGTGATTTGGGCATGACCTCGTTGCAGAACATTTTGATTTCATAATGACATTTTTGGGCAACAAGGTCGGGCTGTCCATTGTATTCCCGATTAACAAAAACTACGGCAAAAAGCCTTGTTTTTCTAAATCGGGAGATGCCATTTCCATCCCTCATGCAATCACGTTTCCATAACCGTATTTAGTATTTAATGATTAAATTTAGTATTGTCCTATAAACAAAAAAAAAGCCCCAAAGAGGAGCTGTTTTTTGTGATTTCGAAGTAAGCACTTTTTTTAAAATAACCCAATTAATTCACCGTGGCCACATTTTGGTTTTTCATTTTCAGATCCCCTTTGTACACCTCGGCCACTGATTTTCTCGATAGTGTAGAAACCTCATTGTTGATCACAATCTCGTGCGTCACTTTCTTCAGATTGGTTTCCACTTCCAGGAAATAAACCCCGTCAGGAAACTCTTCAAGGCTATACGTTTTCATAATCCCTCCTTTGCCGGTGGCTATTTCAGAGTAGATTACATTATGAGATTTATCGTAGATTGTTACATTGGCTTTCTGAATCTCATTCACCGAAAAACTAATTTCTTTACCGGTTCCTTTTTTTACGTTAAGTAAAAAATCACCGTCGATTGCATAGCTACTCATCGTAGTCATCGCTACCAATACCACCAGACTAAGTTTTAAAATCGTTTTCATAATACTGTCGTTTTAAATTAGTAATAATTTCTATTGCTAAAGTAGTATCATAATTCTGTTTAAAACACAACTGCATTTTCCGATACAAATGCTATTTTAACATTACGAAAACGATATATTACATATTAAGACAATTTAGTATCTATCTAGGGTAATTTTGAATAGTTTTTAAAATTGCTATTTTTATAAAATCCACTAAAAACCTAAAACTTTTATAAAACAAAAAACCCCGTTTCTTTCGAAACAGGGTTTTGTAAAAAAAGGCAGCGACATACTCTCCCACATAACTGCAGTACCATCTGCGCAGGCGGGCTTAACTACTCTGTTCGGGATGGGAAGAGGTGAGCCCCGCCGCAATAACCACCTTAAGTCGTTAGTTGCTTTGGACAACTTTTTTAATTAATAATTAGCTTCGCTCCGTTCGGCTTTCGCCTCGGGTAATCATTAACCATTAATAATTAAAACTAATATCTTAACATACTGAGATAAAGAATATAAAAAGTATTAGAAAGTTTCTCCCCCCGACTTGCATCGGGGGAAAAGGTGTACATAAGCTTACGGGTTATTAGTACTACTCGACTATGACATTACTGCCTTTACATCTATAGCCTATCAACGTGGTCATCTCCCACGACCCTTAAAAGAAATCTCATCTTGTGGTGGGTTTCGCGCTTATATGCTTTCAGCGCTTATCCCTTCCCAACGTAGCTACTCTGCGGTGCCCCTGGCGGGACAACAGATACACTAGAGGTTAGTCCAATTCGGTCCTCTCGTACTAGAATCAGATCCACTCAAATTTCTTGCGCCCACAGTAGATAGAGACCGAACTGTCTCACGACGTTCTGAACCCAGCTCGCGTGCCACTTTAATGGGCGAACAGCCCAACCCTTGGGACCTTCTCCAGCCCCAGGATGTGACGAGCCGACATCGAGGTGCCAAACCCCCCCGTCGATATGAGCTCTTGGGGGAGATCAGCCTGTTATCCCCGGCGTACCTTTTATCCTTTGAGCGATGGCCCTTCCATGCGGAACCACCGGATCACTATGCTCTACTTTCGTACCTGATCGACCTGTATGTCTCTCAGTCAAGCTCCCTTATGCCATTGCACTCTACGCACGGTTACCAAGCGTACTGAGGGAACCTTTAGAAGCCTCCGTTACTCTTTTGGAGGCGACCACCCCAGTCAAACTACCCACCAAGCAATGTCCCCCGAATTTCGGGGTTAGGCCTCAGATAAACAAAGGGTTGTATTTCAACAATGACTCCACAACGCCTGGCGACGCCACTTCACAGTCTCCAACCTATCCTACACATCATTTATCCAAGGTCAATACTAAGCTATAGTAAAGGTGCACAGGGTCTTTTCGTCCCACTGCGGGTAAACGGCATCTTCACCGTTACTACAATTTCACCGAGCTCATGGCTGAGACAGTGTCCAGATCGTTACACCATTCGTGCAGGTCGGAACTTACCCGACAAGGAATTTCGCTACCTTAGGACCGTTATAGTTACGGCCGCCGTTTACTGGGGCTTCAATTCAATGCTTCTCCGAAGATAACATCTCCTCTTAACCTTCCAGCACCGGGCAGGTGTCAGGCCCTATACTTCATCTTACGATTTTGCAGAGCCCTGTGTTTTTGATAAACAGTCGCCTGGACCTCTTCACTGCGGCCTCTGATTACTCAGAGGCGACCCTTCTCCCGAAGTTACGGGTCTATTTTGCCTAATTCCTTAGCCATGAATCTCTCGAGCACCTTAGGATTCTCTCCTCGACTACCTGTGTCGGTTTGCGGTACGGGTACTAATTACCTGAAGTTTAGAGGTTTTTCTTGGAAGCCCTTAGGCGCACTATCTCTTTGTCCGAAGACTCCGAGTACTATCGTATTTCCCCAAGCCGCGTGGATTTGCCTGCGCAGCTTATAGGTAGGTACTTCAACGAACTATTCCGTCAGTTCGCGGCGCTTTCATCACTCCGTCACCCCATCACAGTAATCAGTAGTACGGGAATATTAACCCGTTGTCCATCGACTGTCCCTTTCGGGTTCGCCTTAGGTCCCGACTAACCCACAGCTGATTAGCATAGCTGTGGAAACCTTAGTCTTTCGGTGTGCGGGTTTCTCGCCCGCATTATCGTTACTTATGCCTACATTTTCTTTTCTAACCAGTCCAGCATACCTTACGATACACCTTCAACCCTGTTAGAATGCTCCCCTACCACTTAGAGTAAACTCTAAATCCATAGCTTCGGTAATATGTTTATGCCCGATTATTATCCATGCTCGTCCGCTCGACTAGTGAGCTGTTACGCACTCTTTAAATGAATGGCTGCTTCCAAGCCAACATCCTAGCTGTCTGGGCAGACAAACCTCGTTCTTTCAACTTAACATATATTTGGGGACCTTAGCTGATGGTCTGGGTTCTTTCCCTCTCGGACTTGGACCTTAGCACCCAAGCCCTCACTGCACGGAAACATTATATAGCATTCGGAGTTTGTCAGGAATTGGTAGGCGGTGAAGCCCCCGCATCCAATCAGTAGCTCTACCTCTATATAACTTTGCGCCGTGCGCTGCACCTAAATGCATTTCGGGGAGTACGAGCTATTTCCGAGTTTGATTGGCCTTTCACCCCTACCCACAGGTCATCCGAAGACTTTTCAACGTCAACCGGTTCGGACCTCCACACTGTGTTACCAGCGCTTCATCCTGCCCATGGGTAGATCACACGGTTTCGCGTCTAACACTACTGACTAAAGCGCCCTATTCAGACTCGCTTTCGCTACGGATCCGTGGCTTAACCACTTATCCTTGCCAGCAACGTTAACTCGTAGGCTCATTATGCAAAAGGCACGCCGTCACCCCACAAAAGGGCTCCGACCGCTTGTAAGCGTATGGTTTCAGGATCTATTTCACTCCGTTATTCACGGTTCTTTTCACCTTTCCCTCACGGTACTGGTTCACTATCGGTCTCTCAGGAGTATTTAGCCTTAGCGGATGGTCCCGCCAAATTCAGACAGGGTTTCACGTGCCCCGCCCTACTCAGGATACCACTATCAATATCTTCTATTACTTATACAGGGCTATCACCTTCTTTGGCTCTACTTTCCAGTAGATTCTAATTCTATCCGCATTAAATCTCGTGGTCCTACAACCCCAACATTGCCGTAACAACATTGGTTTGGGCTAATCCGCGTTCGCTCGCCACTACTTACGGAATCACTTTTGTTTTCTTCTCCTCCGCCTACTTAGATGTTTCAGTTCAGCGGGTTTGCCCACCTATCGGTGTACTATGTCTTCAACATAGTGGGTTGCCCCATTCAGGTATTTACGGATCATATCGTGTGTGCCAATCCCCGTAACTTTTCGCAGCTTATCACGCCTTTCATCGCCTCTGAGAGCCAAGGCATCCCCCATACGCCCTTATTTTGCTTATTGTACCAATCGTAAAATCAATTACGACCGTTTTTTTTCGTTTTCTCTAATAAATTAGAAAAAACTGCTTTCTACTTTTTATTATTTCTTATCTCAATATGTCAATGAACTTTTATCCTTTCGGATCTGTGGAGAATAACGGAGTCGAACCGTTGACCTCCTGCGTGCAAGGCAGGCGCTCTAGCCAGCTGAGCTAATCCCCCAATTTTTTGAGTTATTAGTTGTTAGTAATTAGTTATTAGTCTAACTCTTAACTTCTCAACTCTAGAATTTCCTTTTTTTTAAAGGTGAAAATAGTTGTCTCGGACAGACTCGAACTGTCGACCCCTACATTATCAGTGTAGTACTCTAACCAGCTGAGCTACGAGACACTCTTCATTCTTATTTTTGCGCTTTTTTTAATTTTACGCATGTTTTTTAAATTAACAGCAAGAGTAATATAATCTTTGTTTTTGTAACCAATAGTTCTTTTCGTCTTCTTTCCTCAGCGTGTATTGCTACTAACACTAAGGCTCTAGAAAGGAGGTGTTCCAGCCGCACCTTCCGGTACGGCTACCTTGTTACGACTTAGCCCTAGTTACCAGTTTTACCCTAGGCAGCTCCTTGCGGTCACCGACTTCAGGCACCCCCAGCTTCCATGGCTTGACGGGCGGTGTGTACAAGGCCCGGGAACGTATTCACCGGATCATGGCTGATATCCGATTACTAGCGATTCCAGCTTCACGGAGTCGAGTTGCAGACTCCGATCCGAACTGTGACCGGTTTTGTAGATTCGCTCCTGGTCACCCAGTGGCTGCTCTCTGTACCGGCCATTGTAGCACGTGTGTAGCCCAAGGCGTAAGGGCCGTGATGATTTGACGTCATCCCCACCTTCCTCACAGTTTGCACTGGCAGTCTCGTTAGAGTTCCCGACATGACTCGCTGGCAACTAACAACAGGGGTTGCGCTCGTTATAGGACTTAACCTGACACCTCACGGCACGAGCTGACGACAACCATGCAGCACCTTGTAAATTGTCTTGCGAAAGATCTGTTTCCAAACCGGTCAATCTACATTTAAGCCTTGGTAAGGTTCCTCGCGTATCATCGAATTAAACCACATGCTCCACCGCTTGTGCGGGCCCCCGTCAATTCCTTTGAGTTTCATTCTTGCGAACGTACTCCCCAGGTGGGATACTTATCACTTTCGCTTAGCCACTGAGATCGCTCCCAACAGCTAGTATCCATCGTTTACGGCGTGGACTACCAGGGTATCTAATCCTGTTCGCTACCCACGCTTTCGTCCATCAGCGTCAATCCATTAGTAGTAACCTGCCTTCGCAATTGGTATTCCATGTAATCTCTAAGCATTTCACCGCTACACTACATATTCTAGTTACTTCCTAATAATTCAAGTCTGGCAGTATCAATGGCCGTTCCACCGTTGAGCGATGGGCTTTCACCACTGACTTACCAAACCGCCTACGGACCCTTTAAACCCAATGATTCCGGATAACGCTTGGATCCTCCGTATTACCGCGGCTGCTGGCACGGAGTTAGCCGATCCTTATTCTTACGATACCGTCAAGCTCCTTCACGAAGGAGTGTTTCTTCTCGTACAAAAGCAGTTTACAATCCATAGGACCGTCATCCTGCACGCGGCATGGCTGGATCAGGCTTGCGCCCATTGTCCAATATTCCTCACTGCTGCCTCCCGTAGGAGTCTGGTCCGTGTCTCAGTACCAGTGTGGGGGATCTCCCTCTCAGGACCCCTACCCATCGTAGCCTTGGTAAGCCGTTACCTTACCAACTAGCTAATGGGACGCATGCTCATCTTTTACCGTTGTGACTTTAATGTGAAAATGATGCCATTCTCACATACTATGAGGTATTAATCCAAATTTCTCTGGGCTATCCCTCTGTAAAAGGTAGATTGCATACGCGTTACGCACCCGTGCGCCGGTCTCTAATTCCGAAGAACTATACCCCTCGACTTGCATGTGTTAAGCCTGCCGCTAGCGTTCATCCTGAGCCAGGATCAAACTCTTCATCGTATATTGTTTGCTTAATTGCTTAAGCTATTAATGTTTGACTGAAGTTCTAGTGGTTCTTTATTCAAATCTTCCGATTCTATTACTCTTATTCTTTTTGTTTTAAGATCTCTCTTAAAACGGCTGTCAATTCAATATGTCTAGGAACGTGTTCTTCTTGTTCTTTTCGTCTCGTTTAACTCACATTGTGTGTCTCTCGAAGCGGGTGCAAAAGTAGTTATTCTTTTTTAACTGGCAAGTAAATTTTGAAGTTTTTTTGAAAAATTTATTTTTCGTTTTCTTCTCTTTTTCTTGTCAATCTTTCAAGGAACGTTACGCGTTTTGCGGGGTGCAAAAATAGCTTACGTTTTCGAATCTCACAAGCTTTTTTAAATCTTTTTTGAAAATAAATTTTCGTTTCGATTTCTTCAGGCTTGTCAGGATTTCTAAGAACGTACTCGTTGTTGCGGGTGCAAAAGTAGCTAGTTTATTCGTTTAAACAATGGCTTTTTTGACCTTTTTTCAAAATATTTTTTAATCCGCTGGTATGTTGGTATTTATGAAATGGCTTTTTTGAGGTTTTGACATTTCTACACCTTCCTTTTACCCTCTTTTTGAGGTTTTACCAACATTCTCGGGCTTTGATTAGTTTTTTAATACCAAATTGAAGATAGACAAAATGATTTTACTTGAGTAAAAGGGGCGATTTTGCGAATTTGTTTCCAGATTTTTCCATCCTATATATAAGGTGTGGTTTTATTGCTTCTTTTCTCATGAAAAGCCCAGGCCCTAGCCCCGATAGTAGCGAAAATCCTTATAAGCCGGGGTTCGGCTTATAAGATTGTAGCGGATAGCGGGATTAAGCTCCTGAATATTTAAATAAATTAATTAGATTGATCTAAAATCATCACCTATATATAAGTAACAAAAAAATGCAAAAAAATCACGAAAACACAAAAACCAAAATCTATATCCATTCACAAAATCAGCTGACTAACTTTTAGAATGAATTTTATTAAATTACAAGGTTCTATTTTACTGACTAAAAAAAGAATTAAAACAAAAAAGCTTCTAGAGAGAAGAGTCTTTAGCAAAAACAACGGAGCTTTTCAGAAAACGAGATAAGTCTCTCGCTAATTTGCATAAAAAAAGCCCAAACATATGTTTGGGCTTTTGGTGCGGATAATAGGACTCGAACCTACACGCCTTGCGGCACCAGATCCTAAGTCTGGCATGTCTACCAATTTCACCATATCCGCGTAATTGTGGGTGCAAAGATAATCATATCTTCGAGTTTTCAAAGGATTTTTTTAAAAAAATATTCATTCTCTTTTTTGTATTTTTGATTCTCAAAAAAATTTGATTCAATGGAAGATATAAAATTATACGTTACAAAACACAAAGATCGGTTTGTCAATGAGTTAATCGAGTTGTTAAAAATTCCATCCGTAAGTGCAGACACTGCTTTTTCCCGTGATGTTCTTGACACTGCCGAAGCTGTTAAAGTAAGTTTAGTAAAAGCTGGATGCGATTTTGTAGAAATTTGCGAAACTGCAGGTTACCCTATCGTTTACGGAGAAAAAACAATTGACCCAAAATTACCTACCGTTTTAGTCTACGGACATTACGATGTTCAACCTGCAGATCCATTAGAATTATGGACTTCTCCTCCATTTGAACCCGTTATTAAGAAAACTGAAATCCACCCTGAAGGTGCTATTTTTGCCAGAGGTTCCTGTGATGACAAAGGTCAAATGTACATGCACGTAAAAGCTTTTGAATATATGATTCAAAGCAACACTTTGCCTTGCAACGTAAAATTCATGATTGAAGGTGAGGAAGAAGTTGGTAGCGTCAACCTAAAAACCTTTGTGGAAAACAATACCGAGAAACTAAAAAATGATGTGATTTTGATTTCGGACACCGGAATGATTTCCAATCAGCAACCTTCTATCACCACTGGTCTTCGTGGTTTGAGTTATGTAGAAGTGGAAGTTACGGGACCAAACCGTGATTTACATTCTGGTTTGTACGGAGGTGCTGTTGCCAATCCTATAAATGTTTTGGCAAAAATGATTGCTTCCTTGCATGACGAAAACAATCATATTACCATTCCAGGTTTCTATGACAATGTTCAAGAATTATCATTAGAGGAAAGAGCGGAAATGGCCAAAGCTCCTTTTAATCTCGACAATTACAAAAAAGCGCTAAACTTGAATGATATATATGGCGAAAGCGGCTATGTAACTAATGAACGCAACTCCATTCGACCAACACTAGATGTAAACGGAATTTGGGGAGGCTATACTGGAGAAGGCGCAAAAACGGTTATTGCTAGTAAGGCTTTTGCCAAAATCTCAATGCGTTTGGTGCCAAACCAAGATTGGGAAGTCATCACCGACTTGTTCACCAAACACTTCATCAGCATTGCTCCGTCTGGAGTTACGGTAAAAGTTACTCCTCACCACGGCGGTCAGGGTTATGTGACCCCTATAGATAGCATCGGTTACAAAGCGGCCAATATGGCTTACACCGAAACCTTTGGCGTTCCTGCAATTCCAGTTCGTTCTGGAGGAAGCATTCCTATTGTTGCCTTGTTCGAAAAAGAACTAAAAAGCAAAACAATCCTTATGGGTTTTGGTCTTGACAGCGATGCTATTCACTCGCCTAACGAACATTTCGGGATTTTCAATTATCTGAAAGGGATTGAAACCATTCCATTGTTTTACAAATATTTCGTGGAATTAAGCAAATAAGATTTCATTCAAAATAACTAAATCCGTTCTTGAGCGGATTTTTTTATGCCTTTTTTCAAAACAACGAAGCTTTTAATCAGGAGCTATTTCCAGCTGTCCACTATATCTGTTGTCCCGAACCCCGGGACAACAGGATGCCGTTCCCATCTGGGCTAGGGCTTTTGGTTTTCATAAAACATTGGTTTTTAGAATTAACCTGCATAAGAACTAAATATTTTCTGCAAAAAAACATTCAATAAATTTTGCTGAATTAAATTTTATTCTACATTTGTAGAGTTATTTCTATTTAAGTAGAGCAAAAACTATTTATGAGACACTTATTCTTCACATTATTGCTTGTCTTAACTTTTATTGGATGCAAAACGGCTCCAATAAACCAAAAGGAAAACAAGAAAAGAGTCGGACTTTGGATAGAGCAGTATTCAATTGACAGCACACAATACAAATCGGTTGGGAAATATAAAAATGGTGATCCTGT carries:
- a CDS encoding alpha-amylase family glycosyl hydrolase, with protein sequence MKKIILLLLFFVSLGSFAQQQTATYSISPASFEETTSITITINGSSINESTWGVTGNALYLWAWAFGLDDTTNNGTPLNGTWEASDESSKFTYNAGSDTYTKTFVPTTYYNTTNIGKIGFLIKAKNGTGDKKSQDMFAEVGAFQVTLTSPAQNSTTILASGGSLSIAATNTNGVASYNLKSNGVSINTNASTSSYSFTHTNITSNQNYELEVTQGATTITKKFTVVINPNTVSETIPAGLVDGINYNSADATKATLVLDAPLKDFVYVAGSFNNWQPDNLYAMKKDATSGSTKFWLELTGLVSGTNYTYQYWVGETTPIANSPALVKTADPYSTLVLSPNEDLGIPVSTYPNMPVYPAGQDKEVTVLQTGQTPYAWSTATTNFVKPEKDKLVVYEVLVRDFDANRNYQDLINRIDYFKNLKINAIELLPVMEFEGNESWGYNTSFHMALDKFYGPSTKLKELIDLCHQNGIAVILDVALNHAFGRNPMVRMWMNDPDGDGYGSPTAENPYFNTVAKHTYSVGEDFNHSSTYTKNYVKRVVKQWIEEYKIDGFRWDLTKGFTQNCTASDESCTNGYQQDRVDILKAYADYSWSLDPTHYTIFEHLGSDTEEKEWANYRITDPISKGVMMWGNLNNNYNQLSMGYNSSNDISRMYGPNHSGFLGNRVMGYAESHDEERLMYKNLQYGNTANSSHNVKNLNVALSRMSAIGAVSLLIPGPKMIWHFGELGWDSSIYTCNDGTVNTSSDATSSDCKLDKKPQPQWVNNWLGDNVRNKIYYDWSRMIGLKTTEAVFSGTATMASGTTLTPNIKITNSALSSTALKDVLIIANFDVTVQNVATGFQYTGSWYNLMDNTPYTVTDANATISLQPGEFRIYGNKATTLATTDFEILKDIYIYPNPASSYFTLNTTTPKVQIYSVTGQLVKTFNKSQSKDHQYSVSDLDSGMYFVKVYNEENQVKVMKFIKQ
- a CDS encoding SusE domain-containing protein, with the translated sequence MKNITKIIIALFAIVAFSCTQDDVENRPVITPGDAPVLTAPTAGAIYVLSPANAAATAERFTWNSANFGGNVEVTYAVQMDVKGGDFSKAQTLGSVVSANQVAVTVEVMNGAALSLKATPFKAADFDIRVVATTGTSTSIVSTITAIVVTPYTTESPKLWVPGSYQAASGYGSDWTPSTGPQLESSGYGKTDFEGYVYFAAPGKYKMTAQPAWGPVDYGMGATAGTIDPKGGDIDMPTAGYYLFKADTDPAKLTYSATATAWGIVGSATPGGWDNSTAMTYDKTKKLWSVTANLTAAEFKFRANNAWTFNLGKLKTAPNGVNLQYDGDNIAVEAGNYTITLDLSVPRVYKYTITKN
- a CDS encoding dipeptidase, whose product is MEDIKLYVTKHKDRFVNELIELLKIPSVSADTAFSRDVLDTAEAVKVSLVKAGCDFVEICETAGYPIVYGEKTIDPKLPTVLVYGHYDVQPADPLELWTSPPFEPVIKKTEIHPEGAIFARGSCDDKGQMYMHVKAFEYMIQSNTLPCNVKFMIEGEEEVGSVNLKTFVENNTEKLKNDVILISDTGMISNQQPSITTGLRGLSYVEVEVTGPNRDLHSGLYGGAVANPINVLAKMIASLHDENNHITIPGFYDNVQELSLEERAEMAKAPFNLDNYKKALNLNDIYGESGYVTNERNSIRPTLDVNGIWGGYTGEGAKTVIASKAFAKISMRLVPNQDWEVITDLFTKHFISIAPSGVTVKVTPHHGGQGYVTPIDSIGYKAANMAYTETFGVPAIPVRSGGSIPIVALFEKELKSKTILMGFGLDSDAIHSPNEHFGIFNYLKGIETIPLFYKYFVELSK
- a CDS encoding T9SS type A sorting domain-containing protein; the protein is MKTILKLSLVVLVAMTTMSSYAIDGDFLLNVKKGTGKEISFSVNEIQKANVTIYDKSHNVIYSEIATGKGGIMKTYSLEEFPDGVYFLEVETNLKKVTHEIVINNEVSTLSRKSVAEVYKGDLKMKNQNVATVN